The Pseudanabaena galeata CCNP1313 genome includes a region encoding these proteins:
- a CDS encoding WD40 repeat domain-containing protein codes for MKNVNSQNERSLEILARAINLFQGNFSLIIVNCNYRSLRQKLLTRLAVKSGARHSELWWQSQETLYGKLQGLWRDGQIDNISALMCLGFEQTSSENLEDLFVEANLFRDRLKQQIQCPLVLWLNDREFQQLWISAPELAILAAPPIKFGLTHAELDIEVNQQVERLFEITRDPQIPLFWQDTQIDTDRESFSYSELELARRELRLAQYDAHQEISLELEAKLDFALGRLLWRSSEAIASDVYEESHGEVHSISQIYYQCSLSYWQKVDRPIESGLVLFYLGNLWWHNSFVNGRLAHDSWGKAKQFFEEAIAALKQANQWDLIAKYSRAYSGVLEQLKQWKELEAWIGSLLLLHQQMPLELAQDYGYLAKIAVERGLWHQVKTCACKALTTLEQVPVFQEESLSQNWLRMRHIQRGQYQLLLTQSYLQLKELELASSVIEATISNFNLNYEPKLYIRFLDTFYDIAFAQGRYLQAFQVRQRQRSLEQQYGLRAFIGAGTLQPKQTSPNDRITELDASKFDINAGEIAASGRTQDVERLVERILSVEHQLTVIHGESGVGKSSLVNAGLIPALLQRSLTGQELLPIKIHVYTNWINAISFAIYKSLSPDNDVFSTDMLSHELRERRKNGERDVNSLLQKLKQVSAQGTQIVLIFDQFEEFFSTCSQPLERQTFIGFWQNCLKIPLLKIVISLREDYLYLLLELESVHPEVDILSRNFRYALGNLSPSDAKSLIENLTEHANFPLEPNLVDELVKDLAGDRGSIRPIELQLVGSQLQDRNITTLSAYLAAGAKQRLVEQSVEEVIQSCGNAAFLAQQVLILLTDDQGKRPLRTYNELRTGLLSYSSNTEDLDLVLEILIGSGLLFQLSEVPSNRYQLVHDYLVSFIRANQEAGLLNELRKVRFSAQRSQANLNRLTKFALIGTVVGLFVMAGLAFQANHQRQLAEVGEIEALISSANSSFLLNRQLESLTTIVQSAKKLKDTDEGIDKTRITQLTFENLQTIVYNIRERYRFQSINRDSPFYAAKFSPDGNILALGSFDGSVSLYQSNGKLIAQLTGLQTRDIRGLSFSPDSKRIASTGKGKSVRIWDVESGKLIGKFYAHQDDILRVDFHPDGRRLLTGSKDGSVKLWDSDLGIELLTLNPKNVGNNSPKKESGAIQDTSFSPDGNLIVTAKNTTIALWDLQGNLLASAIAHDQELYGVKFHPNGKQLLTSGRDQAVKLWQITDQNRQIQLVRIFKGISTDVLSLNFSADGERIALASQDSTIQILNSEGTIEMQLGGHTDNIFDINFSPDGHYLLSASKDRTVRLWDLKTTLINTLYGHTSSIWSVNFSPDGKMFASGSVDKTVRLWNADGTFRQELNGHEDTVYGVSFSADGTKLVTSGDDKTVKIWNSATGKLLHSLNIHGAKLIYATFSPDQKLLATLGWDNKIKIWEWNNTDNPKLLHVLEGHKGTVWSIAFSPDSQSIASTGNDQTVRIWNVNNGQTSHSLIVAGKNVHTMEAHTNGGLAVAYSPDGKQIGSAGKDGKLKLWNAQTGVLEQVIMVAPDIWIYGMAFSPDGKTIATANADKTVKIMDRASGKLLKTLSGHTAEVYALTYSPDSKKIVSASRDNSLKLWDAETLSFDELVRRGCVLLENYLESSPTLLPEQKKMCLTQ; via the coding sequence TTGAAAAACGTCAATTCCCAGAATGAGCGATCGCTAGAAATATTGGCTAGAGCGATCAATCTATTTCAGGGAAATTTTTCGCTGATAATTGTTAACTGTAATTACCGTAGTCTTCGCCAAAAACTGTTAACTAGATTGGCGGTCAAATCAGGAGCGCGACACAGTGAGCTCTGGTGGCAATCCCAAGAGACTTTATATGGTAAATTGCAAGGTCTTTGGCGCGATGGTCAGATTGACAATATTTCAGCCCTGATGTGTTTGGGGTTCGAGCAAACTAGCTCTGAGAATTTAGAAGATTTATTTGTAGAAGCAAACCTATTTCGCGATCGCCTGAAGCAACAAATTCAATGTCCACTGGTATTGTGGCTGAATGATCGCGAGTTTCAACAGTTATGGATTAGCGCCCCTGAACTAGCAATCTTAGCTGCACCACCGATCAAATTTGGATTGACACATGCGGAATTAGATATAGAAGTTAATCAACAAGTAGAGCGACTTTTTGAGATTACAAGAGATCCTCAGATTCCTCTATTTTGGCAAGATACCCAAATAGATACTGATCGGGAATCATTCTCCTATAGTGAACTAGAGTTGGCACGGCGAGAATTGAGACTTGCTCAATACGACGCTCACCAAGAGATTTCCCTAGAATTAGAAGCAAAACTAGATTTTGCATTAGGACGATTATTGTGGAGATCGTCTGAAGCTATAGCCAGTGATGTTTATGAGGAATCTCACGGCGAAGTCCATAGTATCTCGCAAATTTACTATCAGTGCAGCCTTTCCTATTGGCAAAAAGTAGACCGACCGATTGAAAGTGGGCTTGTTTTATTCTATTTAGGAAATCTATGGTGGCATAATTCTTTTGTAAATGGGCGGTTAGCCCATGATTCTTGGGGCAAGGCAAAACAATTCTTTGAAGAAGCGATCGCGGCTTTGAAGCAAGCCAACCAATGGGACTTAATTGCTAAATATAGCCGAGCCTATAGTGGTGTTCTTGAACAACTTAAACAATGGAAAGAACTAGAAGCATGGATTGGGTCACTGTTGTTATTACATCAACAGATGCCCCTCGAACTCGCCCAAGATTATGGATATTTAGCTAAAATTGCTGTAGAAAGGGGATTATGGCATCAAGTTAAAACTTGTGCCTGTAAGGCGCTGACTACCCTAGAGCAAGTGCCTGTTTTTCAGGAAGAAAGCCTGTCTCAGAACTGGTTGAGGATGCGCCATATTCAGCGAGGTCAATATCAACTCTTACTCACCCAGAGCTATCTTCAACTTAAGGAGTTAGAACTAGCTTCAAGTGTAATTGAAGCCACGATATCTAACTTCAATCTTAATTATGAACCGAAGCTCTATATTCGGTTTCTCGATACTTTTTATGATATTGCCTTTGCCCAAGGTCGTTATCTGCAAGCCTTTCAAGTAAGGCAAAGACAGCGATCGCTAGAGCAGCAATATGGGCTGAGGGCTTTTATTGGTGCTGGCACTCTCCAACCTAAACAAACTTCTCCCAACGACCGTATTACGGAGCTAGATGCCAGTAAGTTTGATATCAATGCTGGTGAAATAGCTGCATCGGGGCGTACTCAAGATGTGGAACGCTTAGTGGAAAGGATACTTTCGGTCGAGCATCAACTTACCGTAATTCATGGCGAATCAGGGGTTGGTAAAAGCTCCTTAGTCAATGCGGGTTTGATCCCTGCGCTATTGCAGCGATCGCTGACAGGGCAAGAGTTACTACCGATTAAGATCCATGTTTATACAAATTGGATCAATGCTATTTCTTTCGCCATTTATAAAAGCCTTAGTCCAGATAATGATGTTTTTAGCACTGATATGCTATCTCATGAATTGAGAGAGCGTCGTAAAAATGGTGAACGTGATGTTAATAGTTTATTGCAGAAACTCAAGCAAGTGTCGGCTCAAGGTACTCAGATTGTTTTAATCTTTGACCAGTTTGAAGAATTCTTTTCTACCTGTTCCCAACCACTGGAAAGACAAACTTTTATTGGCTTTTGGCAAAATTGTTTAAAAATTCCGCTACTCAAAATCGTAATTTCACTCCGTGAAGATTACCTCTATTTGCTCCTAGAACTAGAATCGGTACATCCAGAAGTTGATATCTTAAGTCGTAATTTTCGTTATGCATTGGGAAATCTCTCACCATCTGATGCGAAATCTCTGATCGAAAATCTTACCGAACATGCCAATTTTCCGCTTGAGCCAAACCTTGTTGATGAGTTGGTAAAAGATCTAGCAGGCGATCGCGGATCAATCCGCCCGATCGAACTGCAACTGGTTGGTTCTCAACTTCAAGATCGCAATATCACTACATTGTCCGCCTATCTTGCGGCTGGCGCTAAGCAGCGCCTTGTCGAACAATCAGTTGAAGAAGTAATTCAATCCTGCGGTAATGCTGCTTTTCTTGCTCAACAGGTATTGATCTTGCTCACTGATGATCAAGGTAAACGTCCACTGCGAACTTACAATGAATTACGAACTGGTTTGTTATCTTACTCTAGTAATACTGAAGATCTTGATTTAGTTTTAGAAATCTTAATTGGCTCAGGGCTGCTCTTCCAATTGTCTGAAGTTCCCAGCAATCGCTATCAACTTGTCCATGATTATCTGGTTTCATTTATCCGTGCTAACCAAGAAGCGGGGCTATTAAATGAGCTACGCAAAGTCCGATTCTCGGCTCAACGTAGTCAAGCTAATCTCAATCGCCTGACTAAGTTTGCTTTGATCGGGACGGTCGTGGGATTATTTGTGATGGCAGGTTTAGCCTTTCAAGCAAATCATCAGCGTCAGCTTGCAGAAGTTGGTGAAATTGAAGCTCTAATTTCTTCAGCAAACTCTAGTTTTTTGCTCAATCGTCAATTGGAATCATTGACAACAATTGTACAATCTGCGAAGAAATTGAAAGATACAGATGAAGGAATTGATAAAACTAGAATTACTCAATTAACCTTTGAAAATCTGCAAACAATTGTCTATAACATTCGTGAACGCTATCGGTTTCAATCAATCAATAGGGATTCTCCATTTTATGCTGCGAAATTTAGTCCCGATGGTAATATTCTCGCCCTTGGGAGCTTTGATGGAAGTGTGTCTCTATATCAAAGTAATGGTAAGCTGATCGCGCAGTTAACTGGGTTGCAGACGAGAGATATTCGTGGTTTGAGTTTTAGTCCCGATAGTAAAAGGATTGCATCGACGGGAAAAGGCAAAAGTGTAAGAATTTGGGATGTTGAGTCTGGCAAATTAATTGGGAAGTTTTATGCTCACCAAGATGACATTTTGAGGGTAGACTTTCATCCTGATGGTAGAAGGTTGCTGACTGGTAGCAAGGACGGCAGTGTCAAGCTTTGGGATAGCGACCTCGGCATTGAACTGCTGACTTTAAACCCGAAAAATGTTGGCAACAATTCCCCAAAAAAAGAATCTGGCGCGATCCAAGATACAAGTTTTAGCCCCGATGGTAATTTGATTGTGACGGCGAAAAACACCACGATCGCACTCTGGGATTTGCAAGGTAACTTACTTGCCAGTGCGATCGCCCATGATCAAGAACTTTACGGTGTGAAGTTCCATCCCAATGGCAAACAATTGTTAACTTCGGGGCGAGATCAAGCAGTGAAGCTCTGGCAGATTACTGATCAAAATCGTCAAATTCAATTAGTGCGGATATTCAAAGGAATATCAACCGATGTGTTGAGCTTAAACTTCAGTGCTGATGGTGAGCGGATTGCGCTTGCTTCTCAAGATAGTACGATTCAAATCCTCAACTCTGAAGGAACGATAGAAATGCAATTAGGAGGACATACCGATAATATTTTTGATATTAATTTCAGTCCTGATGGTCATTATCTTCTTTCTGCTAGCAAAGATCGCACAGTGAGACTCTGGGATCTTAAAACCACCTTAATCAATACTCTCTATGGACATACGAGTAGTATTTGGTCTGTTAATTTCAGTCCTGACGGGAAAATGTTTGCTTCAGGTAGTGTTGATAAAACTGTTCGTCTTTGGAATGCTGATGGCACTTTTAGACAAGAACTCAATGGGCATGAAGATACTGTCTATGGAGTTAGTTTTAGTGCCGATGGCACGAAGCTCGTCACTTCTGGTGATGACAAAACTGTAAAAATCTGGAATAGCGCTACGGGTAAACTATTACATTCACTCAATATTCATGGAGCAAAGCTCATCTATGCCACCTTTAGCCCAGATCAAAAGCTGTTAGCGACACTTGGTTGGGATAACAAAATTAAAATATGGGAATGGAACAATACCGATAATCCTAAGCTATTGCATGTGCTAGAAGGACATAAAGGTACGGTCTGGTCGATCGCCTTTAGTCCTGATAGTCAGTCAATAGCTTCGACCGGCAATGATCAAACCGTGAGAATCTGGAATGTGAACAATGGTCAAACTTCTCACAGTTTGATCGTTGCTGGTAAAAATGTGCATACGATGGAAGCCCACACGAACGGAGGGTTAGCAGTTGCCTATAGCCCTGATGGTAAACAAATTGGTTCGGCTGGTAAGGATGGCAAATTAAAACTATGGAATGCTCAAACGGGTGTTCTGGAGCAAGTAATTATGGTGGCTCCTGATATTTGGATCTATGGTATGGCTTTTAGTCCCGATGGTAAGACGATCGCTACAGCAAATGCTGATAAAACTGTCAAAATCATGGATCGCGCTAGTGGCAAACTGCTCAAAACTTTATCTGGACATACCGCCGAAGTCTATGCTCTCACCTATAGTCCTGATAGTAAAAAAATTGTTTCCGCTAGTCGCGACAATAGTCTCAAATTATGGGATGCAGAGACTTTAAGCTTTGACGAACTAGTGCGGAGAGGCTGTGTCCTATTAGAGAACTATCTTGAATCATCACCCACATTGCTTCCAGAGCAAAAAAAAATGTGTCTCACGCAATAA
- a CDS encoding IS1380 family transposase, translated as MTECNQEAKIEFYKKKRLEVKFSGEQLSSEGGILLVRQAEEKVKIIEEMAERIEDKRDQNKIRHSMEQLIQQRVLQIACGYEDAIDSNQLRKDPILKIACNRLPIDEEEELLASQSTMTRLENRIAKSENKAMRRLFIEKYIEQHKTPPKQIVLDIDGWDAPTHGEQQMSFFHGYYDHHIYYPVLINEAKSGYPLVLQLRAGNSHAGKGVAPILRWLFWRLKREWAGVEIILRGDGGFSLPEIIKVCERSGVGYVCGFSSNAVLKRKVANLLERARLQYCQTREKARLFDDVYYQSSSWSEPRRLVMKAEWLEKGANPRFLITNLALPPQELYDKFYVYRGADSEHRIKELKLGIKAGRLSCHSFTANQFRLLLAQAAYILMLTIRQAAAATTLAKAQVIRLRDSLLKCAAHVKVSVRRVLVELPNFFPFAKEFCLISQRLSEPNFCIFD; from the coding sequence ATGACAGAGTGTAATCAAGAAGCAAAGATCGAATTTTATAAAAAAAAGCGACTAGAAGTAAAGTTTAGTGGCGAACAATTGAGTAGTGAAGGTGGAATACTGCTGGTGAGACAAGCAGAAGAGAAAGTTAAAATTATCGAAGAGATGGCAGAGAGAATCGAGGATAAGCGAGACCAGAATAAAATCAGACACAGCATGGAACAGTTAATCCAGCAAAGGGTATTGCAAATAGCCTGTGGCTATGAAGATGCCATCGATAGCAATCAGCTGAGAAAAGACCCAATTTTAAAAATTGCCTGCAATCGGTTGCCAATAGATGAAGAAGAGGAACTACTGGCAAGTCAGTCAACCATGACGCGGTTAGAGAATCGGATTGCGAAATCAGAGAACAAAGCCATGAGGCGGTTATTTATCGAGAAATATATCGAACAGCACAAGACCCCTCCCAAACAAATCGTACTAGACATAGATGGGTGGGATGCGCCAACGCACGGAGAGCAACAGATGAGCTTTTTTCATGGATACTATGATCATCATATCTACTATCCCGTATTGATCAATGAAGCAAAAAGTGGATATCCTCTAGTATTGCAACTGAGAGCAGGGAATAGTCATGCAGGGAAAGGAGTCGCACCAATATTACGTTGGCTATTCTGGCGATTAAAACGGGAATGGGCAGGAGTCGAAATCATTTTGCGGGGTGATGGAGGATTCTCCTTACCCGAAATCATCAAAGTCTGCGAGCGTTCGGGTGTTGGCTATGTTTGTGGATTTTCTAGTAATGCTGTTTTAAAGCGCAAGGTAGCTAATTTGCTGGAACGCGCAAGATTGCAATATTGTCAGACGAGAGAAAAAGCGCGGTTGTTTGATGATGTTTACTACCAATCTAGTTCATGGTCAGAACCACGACGCTTAGTAATGAAAGCGGAATGGCTAGAAAAAGGCGCTAATCCACGTTTTCTGATTACCAATTTGGCGTTACCACCCCAAGAACTTTACGATAAATTTTATGTCTATAGAGGGGCGGATTCTGAGCATCGTATCAAGGAATTGAAATTGGGTATCAAGGCAGGTCGCCTCAGTTGTCATAGTTTTACGGCTAACCAGTTTCGGCTGCTTCTGGCTCAGGCTGCCTATATTCTCATGTTAACGATTCGACAAGCGGCGGCGGCAACGACATTAGCCAAAGCTCAAGTAATTCGCTTACGCGATTCTTTGCTCAAATGTGCGGCTCATGTCAAAGTGTCGGTTAGGCGGGTGCTGGTAGAATTGCCAAATTTCTTTCCCTTTGCTAAAGAATTCTGTCTGATTTCTCAGCGTTTATCCGAGCCTAACTTCTGTATTTTTGATTAG
- a CDS encoding DUF4079 domain-containing protein, whose amino-acid sequence MTAFATKLAESLQPIADQFQSLHIPEPITHWGHPFFMGVVIVAMGSFVAISGWRSRTTTDTEVANKNKADHRKVAPLMTVFLATGYTGGLLSLVMQGKPLLESPHFITGSVVLTLLAINGTISLTGFGGNQPLLRNAHAYLGSAIVVLLVAHAFLGLKLGLSI is encoded by the coding sequence ATGACCGCATTTGCCACTAAACTCGCTGAGTCACTCCAGCCCATTGCCGATCAATTTCAATCCCTGCATATCCCTGAACCAATTACCCACTGGGGTCACCCATTTTTTATGGGGGTCGTCATTGTGGCGATGGGATCATTTGTGGCGATTTCAGGATGGCGCAGTCGCACCACTACAGATACTGAAGTTGCTAACAAGAACAAAGCCGATCATCGCAAAGTAGCGCCGCTAATGACCGTATTTTTAGCCACAGGCTATACAGGCGGATTACTGTCGTTAGTGATGCAGGGTAAACCTTTGCTAGAGAGTCCCCATTTCATTACAGGCTCAGTTGTTTTGACCTTGCTAGCCATCAATGGCACAATTTCGCTCACTGGATTTGGTGGTAATCAACCATTACTGCGTAATGCCCATGCCTATCTAGGCAGTGCGATCGTGGTGCTTTTGGTAGCCCATGCTTTTCTAGGACTCAAACTCGGTCTTTCTATCTAA
- the psb32 gene encoding photosystem II repair protein Psb32, which yields MIKIVLKNLLSRLCLGAIALLFSFNLYIGTALALQVSDIPDLDEIKALTEQTWVIDDSEVLSASTKGAIASKAEKLAELTGIEVHVVAIRRIDLGQPASEFTSELFDKWFPTEAEKANQVLLFMATEDHRTAIQTGAKVKEVLPDSIANSIADETMLYPARKSNYNQAVNEGIARLEAVLKGNPDPGAPLLAVEETETSNYATKEETEASSSNVVVIILLILATLLPMATYYWLQSQP from the coding sequence GTGATTAAGATTGTGCTTAAAAATTTGTTGAGTCGCCTATGTTTGGGGGCGATCGCCTTACTATTTAGCTTTAATTTATATATAGGTACGGCTCTAGCTTTGCAGGTCTCAGATATTCCTGACTTAGATGAGATTAAGGCTCTGACCGAACAGACTTGGGTAATTGATGATTCTGAGGTACTGAGTGCTTCGACTAAAGGGGCGATCGCTAGTAAAGCCGAAAAACTAGCAGAATTGACGGGAATTGAAGTGCATGTGGTAGCTATTCGCCGCATTGATTTAGGACAACCTGCATCGGAGTTTACCTCGGAACTATTTGATAAGTGGTTCCCTACGGAGGCAGAAAAGGCTAATCAAGTATTACTATTTATGGCAACAGAAGACCACCGCACGGCGATTCAAACTGGTGCAAAGGTTAAAGAAGTTCTGCCTGATAGCATTGCCAATAGTATTGCTGATGAGACGATGCTCTATCCTGCGCGTAAGTCAAACTATAACCAAGCGGTCAACGAGGGAATTGCGCGTTTAGAAGCAGTTTTGAAGGGGAATCCTGACCCCGGTGCGCCTCTATTGGCCGTAGAAGAGACGGAGACAAGCAACTATGCAACTAAAGAAGAAACTGAGGCTAGTTCATCCAATGTGGTGGTAATTATTTTGCTGATTTTGGCGACTTTATTACCAATGGCGACCTATTACTGGTTGCAAAGTCAACCTTAG
- the dnaN gene encoding DNA polymerase III subunit beta, with protein sequence MRLVCPQNQLAANLALVGRAVASRPTHPILANIRLDADGSNQSLGMTAFDLNLGIQVSFPAQVVEAGSITLPAKLLNDIVSRLPDEDITLSVDKDNTMVSIVCGSGRYQMHGLPVEEFPELPQIGEDGETTYLPVESMLSGLASTLFATSADETKRILTGVHLTASADRLEFAATDGHRLSVLQTGFLDADEPPVTGDTVTTNLEVTIPARALRELERMLNQQTEGAIAVKFDQANMIFQSANQILISRLLDGTYPNYRQLIPSRFDRQVTLERKLFLSALERIAVLADQKNNIVKISIDSTGQEVSLSVEAPDVAAGRESLPAQISGEDVEIAFNVKYLLDGLKALPSNEIQIQMNNPTSPAVLVPIGASKMTYLLMPVQIRN encoded by the coding sequence ATGCGACTAGTCTGTCCCCAAAATCAACTCGCTGCTAATCTTGCCCTTGTCGGTCGTGCAGTTGCTTCTCGTCCTACGCACCCAATCTTGGCAAACATTCGTTTAGATGCGGATGGCTCCAATCAAAGCCTTGGTATGACTGCTTTTGATCTTAATCTGGGAATTCAGGTTTCCTTTCCTGCTCAAGTTGTCGAGGCGGGATCGATTACCCTACCTGCGAAGTTGCTCAACGACATTGTGTCGAGGTTGCCCGATGAAGACATCACGCTTAGCGTGGACAAGGACAACACGATGGTATCGATTGTCTGTGGTTCAGGACGCTACCAAATGCATGGCTTGCCTGTAGAAGAGTTTCCTGAATTGCCTCAAATTGGCGAAGATGGTGAGACTACCTATCTGCCAGTTGAGTCGATGCTGAGTGGGCTTGCCTCAACCCTGTTTGCAACTTCGGCTGATGAAACGAAGCGAATTCTGACGGGTGTGCATCTCACAGCAAGTGCAGATCGCTTAGAGTTTGCCGCTACCGATGGGCATCGCTTATCTGTGTTGCAGACAGGCTTTTTGGATGCGGATGAGCCACCTGTGACGGGGGATACAGTGACGACTAATCTGGAGGTGACGATCCCTGCTAGAGCCTTACGGGAACTAGAACGAATGCTCAATCAACAGACTGAGGGAGCGATCGCGGTTAAATTCGATCAAGCCAATATGATTTTTCAAAGTGCTAATCAAATCTTAATTTCCCGCCTTCTAGATGGTACTTATCCTAACTACCGCCAATTGATTCCTAGTCGCTTTGATCGCCAAGTGACCTTAGAGCGCAAATTGTTTTTATCGGCGCTAGAGCGTATTGCCGTCTTGGCTGACCAAAAAAACAACATTGTCAAAATTTCGATTGACTCGACAGGGCAAGAAGTTTCCCTGTCGGTCGAGGCTCCTGATGTAGCCGCAGGGCGTGAGTCTCTGCCTGCTCAAATTTCAGGTGAAGATGTGGAAATAGCCTTTAATGTTAAATATCTACTGGATGGCTTAAAGGCGTTGCCAAGTAATGAAATTCAAATTCAGATGAATAACCCCACTAGTCCCGCCGTACTTGTACCGATTGGGGCAAGCAAAATGACTTATCTTCTCATGCCTGTGCAAATTCGCAACTAG
- a CDS encoding DUF3769 domain-containing protein, producing MDFLTPPSTQLPPSTYAEVRQAISSQTLSLPPTSPSRVAKLPAELPIEVRAQLQLLLETLPDPKAIAQHFKADLLAQAGPIKPNSLPKPKPNDKPRPALPPRVGEKLNVVSDRQEYDINTQVFVAEGNVVINYKKSELIADRVQLNTKTQEVVAEGNVFFTRGDQKIRGAKLTYNYGNVKGELLNASGAVDLGTLNSSEVSRSPSQTDSNSITISPIGTGNSNDGQVRRLGFIAERLILDGDTWTAENLRVTNDPFSPPELELTTSKATLTPISPTQNRLDLESPRIVFDQGFSLPLPVNSITLDRFQRFAPALVGFDRTDRGGVFYQQSFDVVTEPNLSFQLSPQLLLQRAFSSQSGFSGFDIIGVVATLSGAFDDGSSLSARASFSGLDFSRIDSLLRANATYQIPVFGNHTLLSQYAFRDRVFNGSLGFQDVNNILGTTLLSPNYVLGDSQISVGYQASAQLVGAQRSDLQPSTIGSLIRVQGAAIVSRAFPLLRGEPAPAEKETGLRFSPKPIVPKLDAFVTAQGVASFYSNGASQSVLYGTVGLAAEVGQFAKDFLDYTALSMSYTQAFSSGKSPFFFDQVSDVRVLTAAIIQQIYGPIRLGIQQSWNLDSGSVFDSVYSLEYARRTYSVLVRYNPNQGLGEFLIRISDFNWTRPPSNVTNVQNGIEQRN from the coding sequence ATGGATTTCTTAACACCGCCTTCAACTCAACTGCCACCTAGCACCTATGCTGAGGTGAGACAGGCTATCTCTAGTCAAACGTTGTCATTACCGCCAACGTCGCCTAGTCGTGTTGCTAAATTACCTGCTGAACTGCCGATAGAGGTCAGAGCGCAGCTACAACTTCTTTTAGAAACATTGCCTGATCCTAAGGCGATCGCTCAGCACTTCAAGGCCGATCTACTGGCTCAAGCTGGTCCAATCAAGCCAAACAGTTTACCTAAACCCAAGCCTAACGATAAACCGCGTCCAGCCTTGCCGCCGCGTGTGGGTGAAAAGTTAAATGTGGTCAGCGATCGCCAAGAATATGACATCAACACACAGGTATTTGTCGCGGAAGGCAATGTCGTTATTAATTACAAAAAATCTGAACTCATAGCTGATCGCGTGCAGTTAAATACCAAAACTCAGGAAGTGGTTGCTGAAGGTAATGTATTTTTTACACGCGGCGATCAAAAAATCCGTGGAGCCAAGCTTACTTATAATTACGGCAATGTTAAGGGTGAACTTCTGAATGCATCAGGTGCAGTTGATCTGGGTACTTTGAATAGTTCCGAAGTATCGCGATCGCCTTCGCAAACTGACAGTAACTCAATCACCATCTCCCCAATCGGGACTGGGAATTCTAATGATGGGCAAGTACGCCGTCTTGGGTTTATTGCTGAGCGCTTAATTCTGGATGGGGATACTTGGACTGCTGAAAATTTGCGCGTTACTAACGATCCCTTCAGTCCACCTGAACTAGAACTCACCACTAGTAAGGCGACTCTAACACCGATTTCGCCAACCCAAAACCGTCTAGATTTAGAATCGCCACGCATTGTCTTTGATCAAGGCTTCTCCCTGCCATTGCCAGTTAATAGTATTACGCTTGATCGCTTTCAGCGCTTTGCTCCTGCGTTGGTGGGATTTGATCGCACTGATCGCGGCGGTGTATTTTATCAACAGAGTTTTGATGTTGTTACTGAACCTAACTTGAGTTTTCAGTTATCACCGCAATTGCTACTCCAACGCGCCTTTTCTAGCCAGAGTGGATTCTCAGGCTTCGATATTATTGGGGTTGTGGCGACTCTAAGTGGGGCTTTTGACGATGGATCTAGTTTATCGGCAAGAGCGAGTTTCTCAGGGCTAGATTTTTCTAGAATTGATTCTCTGCTGCGTGCTAACGCCACCTATCAGATCCCTGTATTTGGTAATCATACTTTGCTCTCACAGTACGCTTTTCGCGATCGGGTTTTCAATGGCTCCCTAGGATTTCAAGATGTAAACAACATTTTAGGAACAACTTTATTATCCCCAAACTATGTTCTGGGTGATTCTCAAATTTCTGTAGGTTATCAAGCCTCTGCTCAATTAGTTGGGGCGCAGAGATCCGATCTGCAACCAAGTACAATTGGTTCATTAATTAGAGTCCAAGGTGCTGCAATTGTGAGTCGGGCTTTTCCCCTGTTGCGAGGAGAGCCAGCGCCAGCCGAAAAAGAAACAGGACTACGCTTTTCGCCAAAACCAATTGTGCCGAAGTTAGATGCTTTTGTAACCGCTCAAGGAGTGGCTTCTTTCTATTCTAATGGAGCTAGTCAATCTGTTTTATATGGAACTGTGGGACTAGCGGCGGAAGTCGGTCAGTTTGCTAAAGACTTCCTCGATTATACGGCGTTAAGCATGAGCTATACCCAAGCATTTTCTAGTGGAAAGTCGCCATTCTTCTTTGATCAAGTTTCTGATGTGAGAGTGCTTACCGCCGCGATAATTCAGCAAATTTATGGGCCAATTCGCCTTGGGATTCAGCAAAGTTGGAATCTGGATAGTGGTTCTGTCTTTGATTCTGTATATTCCTTGGAATATGCAAGGCGTACTTATTCTGTTTTGGTTCGGTATAATCCTAAT